From Salipiger profundus, a single genomic window includes:
- the kynU gene encoding kynureninase yields MTDFAWTRDQFHIPLGMIYLDGNSLGPLPKATPARLERMLSEEWGEHLISGWNHCGWMQMPRRLGDRIGRLIGAEEGHMVVGDTLSIKVFQALAAALQTCPERRVILSDRGNFPSDLYMAEGLIRLLGDRHELRLVAPHELEDAITDEVAVLLVTEVDYRTGRRHDLKALTRKAHDMGALAIWDLAHSAGALPVDVAAGGADFAVGCTYKYINAGPGAPAFIYVSPEHADHVDPALAGWLGHDAPFAFEQGYRPGEGIERMRVGTPPVLQMAALDAALDVWDKVDMRKLRRRSLELTGLMIEEVETHCPGLRLATPRENEARGSQVSFRSEHGYAIMQALIDLGVIGDFRAPDILRFGITPLYIGEDEIHEAVEVLARILRGALWDHPRYHRRKAVT; encoded by the coding sequence TTGACCGATTTCGCCTGGACCCGTGACCAGTTCCACATCCCGCTCGGGATGATCTACCTCGACGGCAATTCGCTCGGGCCCCTGCCCAAGGCCACGCCCGCCCGGCTCGAGCGGATGCTCTCCGAGGAATGGGGCGAGCACCTGATCTCGGGCTGGAACCACTGCGGCTGGATGCAGATGCCGCGCCGTCTCGGCGACCGGATCGGCCGCCTCATCGGCGCCGAGGAAGGGCACATGGTGGTCGGAGACACGCTGTCGATCAAGGTCTTCCAGGCACTTGCGGCGGCGCTTCAGACCTGCCCCGAGCGACGGGTGATCCTGTCGGACCGGGGCAACTTTCCGTCCGACCTCTACATGGCCGAGGGCCTGATCCGCCTGCTCGGAGATCGCCACGAGCTGCGCCTCGTCGCCCCGCACGAGCTCGAGGACGCGATCACCGACGAGGTCGCCGTGCTGCTCGTGACCGAGGTCGACTACCGCACCGGTCGCCGCCACGATCTCAAGGCGCTCACCCGCAAGGCCCACGACATGGGCGCGCTGGCGATCTGGGATCTCGCGCACTCCGCCGGCGCACTTCCGGTCGACGTGGCCGCCGGCGGCGCCGATTTCGCGGTGGGCTGCACTTACAAGTACATCAACGCCGGCCCCGGCGCGCCCGCCTTCATCTACGTCTCGCCCGAGCATGCAGACCACGTCGACCCGGCGCTCGCGGGCTGGCTCGGACACGACGCGCCCTTCGCCTTCGAACAGGGCTACCGCCCCGGCGAGGGCATCGAGCGGATGCGCGTCGGCACGCCCCCGGTCCTGCAGATGGCCGCGCTCGACGCGGCGCTCGACGTCTGGGACAAGGTCGACATGCGCAAGCTGCGCCGCCGCTCGCTGGAACTCACCGGCCTGATGATCGAGGAAGTCGAGACCCACTGCCCCGGCCTCCGGCTCGCCACCCCGCGCGAGAACGAGGCGCGCGGCAGCCAGGTCTCCTTCCGCTCGGAACATGGCTACGCCATCATGCAGGCGCTGATCGACCTCGGCGTCATCGGCGACTTCCGCGCCCCCGACATCCTGCGCTTCGGCATAACGCCGCTCTACATCGGCGAGGACGAGATCCACGAGGCGGTCGAGGTGCTCGCCCGCATCCTGCGGGGCGCGCTCTGGGATCATCCCAGGTATCACCGCCGCAAGGCCGTCACCTGA
- a CDS encoding MBL fold metallo-hydrolase has product MRLATICAVLAAGAASAHEDIPDQYPQSELYDKPVEVIPHVWSAIGATAPPTYENAGHNNNLSFVVTGDGVVVINGGASARLAAALHDEIRAVTDQPVKLVIDENGQGHAMLGNSYWAGLGVDILAHEDAIAVFEKDGDFLLQGMRGYNRDRAEGTTVAVPNLSFSDSYTVEMGDVTLEVLHLGPAHDPGDTQVWIPQWGIVIAGDIAFHERMPPIFAETCTSCWIETFDGPFTDLGATWVIPGHGHPTSMAQVTRYTSDYLKDIRAKIGAHIDEGGDLASAYYVDQSRWAHLDTFEELATKNAGRVFEEMEWE; this is encoded by the coding sequence ATGAGACTTGCAACGATCTGTGCCGTGCTTGCGGCGGGGGCTGCCTCGGCGCACGAGGATATCCCGGACCAGTATCCGCAGTCGGAGCTCTACGACAAGCCGGTGGAGGTGATCCCGCACGTCTGGAGCGCGATCGGGGCGACCGCACCGCCGACCTATGAGAACGCCGGCCACAACAACAACCTGAGCTTCGTGGTCACCGGCGACGGGGTGGTGGTGATCAATGGCGGAGCGAGTGCGCGACTGGCGGCGGCGCTGCACGACGAGATCAGGGCGGTGACCGACCAGCCGGTGAAGCTGGTGATCGACGAGAACGGCCAGGGCCACGCGATGCTGGGCAATTCCTACTGGGCCGGGCTCGGGGTCGACATCCTCGCGCACGAGGACGCCATCGCGGTGTTCGAGAAGGACGGCGATTTCCTTTTGCAGGGCATGCGGGGCTACAACAGGGACCGCGCCGAAGGCACCACGGTGGCGGTGCCGAACCTGTCGTTCTCGGACAGCTACACCGTCGAGATGGGCGACGTGACACTCGAGGTGCTGCACCTCGGGCCGGCGCATGATCCGGGCGACACGCAGGTGTGGATCCCGCAGTGGGGCATCGTCATCGCCGGGGACATCGCCTTTCACGAGCGGATGCCGCCGATCTTCGCCGAGACCTGCACCAGCTGCTGGATCGAGACCTTCGACGGGCCGTTCACCGACCTCGGGGCGACCTGGGTGATCCCCGGGCACGGTCATCCGACGAGCATGGCGCAGGTGACGCGCTACACGTCGGACTACCTCAAGGACATCCGGGCGAAGATCGGGGCGCACATCGACGAGGGCGGCGACCTTGCGAGTGCCTATTACGTCGACCAGTCGCGTTGGGCGCATCTCGATACCTTCGAGGAACTGGCGACGAAGAACGCGGGACGTGTCTTCGAGGAGATGGAATGGGAGTGA
- a CDS encoding (2Fe-2S)-binding protein: protein MPITLTVNGTDHAVDLPAEVPLLWVLRDALSLTGTKYGCGVAACGACTVQIDGEAVRSCQVALGDVWGPVTTIEGLGTPDRLSRLQQAWIDHQVAQCGYCQSGQIMQAAALLSVTPHPTDAEIDATMSGNLCRCGTYPRIRAAIRSAAGSEG, encoded by the coding sequence ATGCCCATCACGCTGACCGTCAACGGCACCGACCATGCCGTCGACCTGCCCGCCGAGGTGCCCCTGCTCTGGGTGCTGCGCGACGCGCTGAGCCTCACCGGCACGAAATACGGCTGCGGCGTCGCCGCCTGCGGCGCCTGCACCGTGCAGATCGATGGCGAGGCCGTGCGGTCGTGCCAGGTCGCCCTCGGCGACGTCTGGGGCCCGGTCACCACGATCGAGGGGCTCGGGACGCCGGACCGTCTCTCGCGCCTGCAACAGGCCTGGATCGACCACCAGGTCGCGCAATGCGGCTACTGCCAGTCGGGCCAGATCATGCAGGCGGCGGCCCTTCTCTCCGTGACACCGCACCCCACCGATGCCGAGATCGACGCCACCATGTCCGGAAACCTCTGCCGCTGCGGCACCTACCCCCGCATCCGCGCCGCGATCCGCTCCGCCGCCGGCTCGGAGGGCTGA
- a CDS encoding flavodoxin domain-containing protein, producing the protein MRILICYATTEGQTRKICRFVADHLMDNGHSVELLSADDGLDEASELDLNRFDAAVLAGSVHVGKVQRALIEFASELTDGFREMPVLYLQVSLAAAGKDAEERAELARIAEETVAAFGWTPAKVLQVAGAFRFSEYDFFKAWAMRWIASQHGQTVAHGEDREYTDWRALAADVDAWAEAAAMSR; encoded by the coding sequence ATGCGGATACTCATATGCTACGCGACCACGGAGGGGCAGACCCGCAAGATCTGCCGCTTCGTGGCGGATCACCTCATGGACAACGGCCACTCGGTTGAGCTGCTCTCGGCGGATGACGGGCTGGACGAGGCCAGCGAGCTCGATCTGAACCGCTTCGACGCGGCGGTGCTGGCGGGGTCGGTGCATGTCGGCAAGGTGCAGCGCGCGTTGATCGAGTTCGCCAGCGAATTGACCGATGGGTTCCGGGAAATGCCCGTTCTCTACCTGCAGGTCTCGCTCGCCGCCGCGGGCAAGGATGCCGAGGAGCGCGCCGAGCTCGCTCGGATCGCGGAGGAGACGGTGGCGGCGTTCGGCTGGACGCCCGCGAAGGTGCTGCAGGTCGCGGGCGCGTTTCGCTTCTCGGAATACGATTTCTTCAAGGCTTGGGCGATGCGCTGGATCGCCTCGCAGCACGGTCAGACCGTTGCGCACGGCGAGGACCGGGAATACACCGACTGGCGGGCACTGGCCGCGGATGTCGACGCCTGGGCCGAAGCGGCGGCAATGTCGCGCTGA
- a CDS encoding methyltransferase family protein, with translation MMRKWLDIPSVWLLGALCLAYWQARAMPAGLSFGPVWADLLGGLLVGGGLLVALLALAELRRNRTSFMPHDEAARLVTGGIFRLSRNPIYLGDVLILAGLILFWDAVLSLVLVPIFVWVVEKRFIEKEEYRLKRKFLASYGRYSQQTRRWI, from the coding sequence ATGATGAGGAAATGGCTGGACATCCCGTCGGTGTGGCTGCTGGGAGCGCTGTGCCTCGCCTATTGGCAGGCGCGGGCGATGCCCGCGGGCCTGTCGTTCGGTCCGGTATGGGCCGACCTTCTGGGCGGCCTGCTGGTCGGCGGCGGTCTCCTGGTCGCGCTGCTGGCGCTTGCCGAGCTGCGCCGGAACCGCACGAGTTTCATGCCGCATGACGAGGCCGCGCGGCTCGTCACCGGCGGGATCTTCAGGCTGTCGCGCAACCCGATCTATCTTGGCGACGTCCTGATCCTTGCCGGGCTCATCCTCTTCTGGGATGCCGTGCTGTCGCTGGTGCTGGTTCCGATCTTTGTCTGGGTTGTGGAGAAGCGCTTTATCGAGAAGGAAGAATACAGGCTGAAAAGAAAGTTTCTTGCTTCGTATGGGCGATACTCGCAACAAACGAGAAGATGGATTTGA
- a CDS encoding GlcG/HbpS family heme-binding protein, translating to MAGLSLSRARTIIRKALETGKEMELAPLSVVVLDAGGHVIAFERQDGASPGRFQIAQGKAYGAVMLGMPGSAQMARAEAQAYFIAAANGAFGGQLIPVPGGVLVKDSKGRVLGAVGVTGDSSDNDAAAAKAGVEAVGLVAVV from the coding sequence ATGGCTGGACTTTCGCTGAGCCGGGCGCGGACGATCATCCGCAAGGCACTGGAGACGGGCAAGGAGATGGAGCTGGCGCCGCTGTCGGTGGTGGTGCTGGACGCGGGCGGCCATGTCATCGCCTTCGAGCGGCAGGACGGGGCGAGCCCGGGCCGGTTCCAGATCGCGCAGGGCAAGGCCTACGGGGCGGTCATGCTGGGGATGCCCGGCAGCGCACAGATGGCGCGCGCTGAGGCACAGGCCTATTTCATCGCCGCCGCAAACGGCGCCTTCGGCGGGCAGCTGATCCCGGTGCCGGGCGGCGTTCTTGTCAAGGATTCCAAGGGCCGCGTGCTCGGGGCCGTGGGCGTGACCGGTGACAGTTCGGACAACGACGCGGCTGCCGCGAAAGCAGGCGTCGAGGCCGTCGGGCTGGTCGCGGTGGTGTGA
- a CDS encoding gamma-glutamyl-gamma-aminobutyrate hydrolase family protein → MTRPVVGIIGNQHLLNETYPAHAGGEMNTEAVACVSDCLPLLVAADPRFVSVEELMATCDGFLLTGGRPNVHPEEYGEEATEAHGAFDRARDAIVLPLVRACVERGQPFLGICRGFQEVNVAMGGSLYPEIRDLPGRMNHRMPPDGTLEERFALRHKVTLKEGGVFHRLFGAPEVMTNTLHGQGVKKPGARIEIEGFAPDGTPEALYVQGAPGFTLSVQWHPEWDAANDPVSRPLFTAFGDAVRDFAATRRAPQRISA, encoded by the coding sequence ATGACCCGCCCCGTCGTCGGCATCATCGGCAATCAGCATTTGCTCAACGAGACCTACCCCGCCCATGCCGGCGGGGAGATGAACACCGAGGCCGTGGCCTGCGTGTCGGACTGCCTGCCCTTGCTGGTGGCCGCCGATCCGAGGTTCGTCTCGGTCGAGGAGCTGATGGCCACCTGCGACGGGTTCCTGCTGACCGGGGGGCGGCCGAACGTGCACCCCGAGGAATACGGTGAAGAGGCGACCGAGGCGCATGGCGCCTTCGACCGGGCCCGTGATGCCATCGTGCTGCCGCTGGTGCGGGCCTGTGTCGAACGCGGTCAGCCGTTTCTCGGGATCTGCCGGGGCTTCCAGGAGGTGAACGTGGCGATGGGCGGCTCGCTCTACCCGGAGATCCGCGACCTGCCCGGGCGGATGAATCACCGGATGCCGCCGGACGGCACGCTCGAGGAGCGCTTCGCGCTGCGTCACAAGGTGACGCTGAAGGAGGGCGGGGTGTTCCACCGGCTGTTCGGCGCGCCGGAGGTGATGACCAACACGCTGCACGGGCAGGGCGTCAAGAAGCCGGGTGCGCGTATCGAGATCGAAGGGTTCGCCCCCGACGGCACCCCCGAGGCGCTTTACGTGCAGGGCGCGCCGGGATTCACGCTCTCGGTGCAGTGGCATCCCGAGTGGGACGCGGCGAACGATCCGGTCTCGCGGCCGCTGTTCACGGCCTTCGGCGACGCGGTGCGCGACTTCGCGGCGACCCGGCGGGCGCCGCAGCGCATCTCGGCCTGA
- a CDS encoding xanthine dehydrogenase family protein molybdopterin-binding subunit: MASAGTIARRGFLFGSAAIAGGVALGVWYLHAPAPNPLRPGAGETALSPFVLIDGSGVTLIAPRAEMGQGTQTTWAALLAEEMDLAWEDVRVIHGPPGVAYYNAAMMAENAPGPPYGKSAFQQAVGEAMGTLGKPLRMQVTGGSTAMKDGFERMRAAGAAAREMLKGAAAARLGLDVAQLRTETGAVIAPDGTRLPYTELAAGAAAITPREITLRPPSEWRLLGRALPRLDTVAKSTGTATFGIDVRPEGLRFAALRMSPRRGAMLHYDAMAARGMPGVEKIVDLGDGIAVIASNTWLAQQAVQAIPVDWGPAPYPADTAAILARIEAAFDTAPDSTLLDRGDPDRLPEGATEITAEYSVPFLAHATMEPLNATAHVTAEGLELWCGNQLPTYTRSACAAEAGLPEDRVTVHTTLMGGGFGRRGELDFSVLATRVAKALPGIPVMTTWSREEDMTHDFYRPAAIARMRGAVRDGTALLFDAAVAGPSTARQALDRWMGFAPPGPDKVHVEGLWNQPYAIPNARARGHVAPDLAVPVGFWRSVGNSYNGFFHESFMDELAHAAAADPLAFRLSLARKAWTPAASVLEAVREMSGWPDKPAGTGRGVAMCYSFGTPVACVIEVAEDGGDIRLTRAWMAADVGVALDPGILDQQLVGGLVYGLSAAMMGEITFADGMVEQQNFPDYDALRLSQMPEVETRILQGQDRISGIGEPGTPPAAPALANALFDLTGVRHRDLPLNRTVSFAI; the protein is encoded by the coding sequence GTGGCCAGCGCCGGCACCATCGCCCGCCGCGGTTTCCTCTTCGGCTCCGCCGCCATCGCCGGCGGCGTGGCGCTCGGGGTCTGGTATCTCCACGCGCCCGCCCCGAACCCGCTGCGCCCCGGCGCGGGCGAGACCGCGCTCTCGCCCTTCGTGCTCATCGACGGCTCCGGCGTCACCCTGATCGCCCCGCGCGCCGAGATGGGACAGGGCACGCAGACCACCTGGGCCGCCCTCCTCGCCGAGGAAATGGACCTCGCGTGGGAAGATGTCCGGGTGATCCACGGACCCCCGGGCGTGGCCTACTACAACGCCGCGATGATGGCCGAGAACGCGCCCGGCCCACCCTATGGCAAAAGCGCCTTCCAGCAGGCCGTTGGCGAGGCGATGGGCACGCTCGGCAAGCCGCTCAGGATGCAGGTCACCGGCGGCTCGACTGCCATGAAGGACGGCTTCGAGCGCATGCGTGCCGCCGGGGCCGCCGCCCGCGAGATGCTGAAGGGCGCCGCCGCAGCAAGGCTCGGCCTAGATGTCGCGCAGCTTCGCACCGAGACCGGCGCCGTCATCGCCCCCGACGGCACGCGCCTGCCCTACACCGAGCTCGCGGCCGGGGCCGCCGCGATCACCCCGCGCGAGATCACGCTGCGCCCGCCCTCGGAATGGCGGCTGCTCGGACGCGCCCTGCCCCGCCTCGACACCGTCGCCAAGTCCACCGGCACCGCCACCTTCGGCATCGACGTCCGCCCCGAGGGCCTGCGCTTTGCCGCCCTGCGCATGTCGCCCCGTCGCGGCGCGATGCTGCACTACGATGCCATGGCGGCACGGGGGATGCCGGGCGTCGAGAAGATCGTCGACCTCGGCGACGGCATCGCCGTCATCGCCAGCAACACGTGGCTCGCCCAGCAGGCGGTGCAGGCGATCCCCGTCGACTGGGGCCCCGCGCCCTATCCCGCCGACACCGCCGCGATCCTCGCCCGGATCGAGGCCGCCTTTGACACCGCCCCCGACAGCACCCTGCTCGACCGGGGCGATCCCGACCGGCTGCCCGAGGGCGCGACCGAGATCACCGCCGAATACAGCGTTCCCTTCCTCGCCCACGCAACGATGGAGCCGCTGAACGCCACCGCCCATGTCACCGCCGAGGGGCTCGAGCTGTGGTGCGGCAACCAGTTGCCCACCTACACCCGCAGCGCCTGCGCCGCCGAGGCCGGCCTGCCCGAGGACCGCGTCACCGTGCACACCACGCTGATGGGCGGCGGCTTCGGACGGCGGGGCGAGCTCGACTTCTCGGTGCTCGCCACACGCGTCGCCAAGGCGCTGCCCGGCATCCCGGTGATGACCACATGGTCGCGCGAAGAGGACATGACCCACGACTTCTACCGCCCCGCCGCCATCGCCCGCATGCGCGGCGCGGTGCGGGACGGCACGGCGCTGCTCTTCGACGCCGCCGTCGCCGGGCCCTCGACCGCGCGCCAGGCACTCGACCGCTGGATGGGCTTCGCGCCGCCGGGGCCCGACAAGGTGCATGTCGAGGGGCTCTGGAACCAGCCCTACGCCATCCCGAACGCCCGCGCGCGCGGCCACGTCGCACCCGACCTCGCGGTGCCGGTGGGCTTCTGGCGCTCGGTCGGCAACAGCTACAACGGCTTCTTCCACGAAAGCTTCATGGACGAACTCGCCCACGCCGCGGCAGCCGACCCGCTCGCGTTCCGCCTGTCGCTCGCCCGCAAGGCCTGGACCCCGGCCGCTTCCGTGCTCGAGGCGGTGCGCGAGATGTCCGGCTGGCCCGACAAGCCCGCCGGCACCGGCCGTGGCGTCGCCATGTGCTACAGTTTCGGCACCCCCGTCGCCTGCGTGATCGAGGTCGCGGAGGATGGCGGAGACATCCGCCTCACCCGCGCGTGGATGGCGGCCGACGTCGGCGTCGCGCTGGATCCCGGCATCCTCGACCAGCAGCTCGTCGGAGGGCTGGTCTACGGTCTCTCGGCCGCGATGATGGGCGAGATCACCTTTGCCGACGGCATGGTCGAGCAGCAGAACTTCCCCGACTACGACGCGTTGCGCCTCTCGCAGATGCCCGAGGTCGAAACCCGCATCCTGCAGGGGCAGGACCGCATCAGCGGCATCGGCGAGCCCGGAACGCCTCCGGCCGCACCGGCCCTCGCCAACGCGCTCTTCGACCTGACCGGTGTGCGGCACCGCGACCTTCCGCTGAACCGGACGGTCTCCTTCGCAATCTGA